From the genome of Deinococcus sp. JMULE3, one region includes:
- a CDS encoding enoyl-CoA hydratase-related protein, producing MTFQNVNLTHAGEVATLTLTSKKGSMGPTFWPEIPRVLNELGGARALILRGQDLFSAGLDVRASAPVIAPTLGDPDAFAAVVAEMHAAIDAFAALPIPVIAAVHGWCIGAGLELISACDIRIASADARFSLPEVKLGITADLGGLQRLPHLIGTGRTAHLALTGDPIDAQTAERWGLITELLPTPDALFERANALATGLAALPPRAVEGTKRTLHAHLPHAQSLDQAVRWNAQHMTAGGLAQALK from the coding sequence ATGACATTCCAGAACGTGAATCTCACCCACGCGGGTGAGGTCGCCACGCTGACCCTGACCAGCAAGAAAGGCAGCATGGGCCCGACCTTCTGGCCCGAAATCCCCCGCGTCCTGAACGAACTGGGCGGCGCCCGCGCGCTGATCCTGCGCGGCCAGGACCTCTTCAGCGCCGGACTGGACGTCCGCGCCAGCGCCCCCGTCATCGCCCCCACCCTGGGCGACCCCGACGCCTTCGCGGCGGTCGTCGCCGAGATGCACGCCGCCATCGACGCGTTCGCCGCGCTGCCCATCCCAGTGATCGCCGCCGTGCACGGCTGGTGCATCGGCGCGGGCCTGGAACTCATCAGCGCCTGCGACATCCGCATCGCCAGCGCAGACGCCCGCTTCAGCCTCCCCGAGGTCAAACTGGGCATCACCGCCGACCTGGGCGGCCTGCAACGCCTCCCGCACCTGATCGGCACCGGCCGCACGGCGCACCTCGCCCTGACCGGCGACCCCATCGACGCCCAGACCGCCGAACGCTGGGGTCTGATCACCGAACTCCTGCCCACCCCCGACGCCCTGTTTGAGAGGGCGAACGCCCTCGCCACGGGGCTGGCCGCCCTGCCGCCCCGCGCGGTCGAGGGCACCAAACGCACCCTCCACGCGCACCTGCCCCACGCGCAGAGCCTCGACCAGGCCGTCCGCTGGAACGCCCAGCACATGACCGCAGGCGGCCTCGCGCAGGCACTGAAATAG
- a CDS encoding glycosyltransferase family 4 protein, translating to MRVGIVTATYLPSRNGVATSTALFARGLRERGHEVRIFAPRHPLMPPHEDGVYRLNSSFAGARALGAPADYPVMLAPGPLLTSRLPLRGLDVLHTMHPFLAGQLALKWARLSGAPVVYTAHTQYDQYLHYAPMPKRVGRAVLRPHVSAFARRVDAVLAPGRAMVDMLREYGFQGQVDLMPNPVDLAAFRAATGAAFREQYHVSPDAPLVVSLGRLAPEKNLDVMLRAFDRARASRPDLRLLVVGDGPSRAALEQSAPEGVTFTGPVPYERVPQALAAADAFITASTSEVLPMSMIEALAAGAPLVAAQSPAALDLIQEGVNGTVRAATPEALAEGLLDTLLPARLPALQAGARASAAQYDLTTRAAALEAVYEDAIRRKRR from the coding sequence GTGCGCGTCGGGATTGTCACTGCCACCTACCTGCCGTCCCGGAACGGGGTGGCGACCAGCACGGCGCTGTTCGCGCGGGGCCTGCGCGAGCGTGGGCACGAGGTGCGGATCTTCGCGCCGCGCCACCCGCTGATGCCGCCCCACGAGGACGGCGTGTACCGCCTGAATTCCTCGTTCGCGGGCGCGCGGGCGCTGGGCGCCCCGGCGGACTACCCCGTGATGCTCGCGCCGGGCCCCCTGCTCACCTCGCGGCTGCCGCTGCGCGGGCTGGACGTGCTGCACACCATGCACCCGTTCCTGGCGGGGCAGCTGGCCCTGAAGTGGGCGCGGCTGTCCGGGGCGCCTGTCGTGTACACGGCGCACACGCAGTACGACCAGTACCTGCACTACGCGCCGATGCCCAAGCGGGTGGGCCGCGCGGTGCTGCGCCCGCACGTGAGCGCCTTCGCGCGCCGGGTGGACGCGGTGCTCGCGCCGGGCCGCGCGATGGTGGACATGCTGCGCGAGTACGGCTTCCAGGGTCAGGTGGACCTGATGCCGAACCCGGTGGACCTCGCCGCGTTCCGCGCCGCGACGGGCGCCGCGTTCCGCGAGCAGTACCACGTGTCGCCAGACGCGCCGCTGGTCGTGTCGCTGGGGCGACTGGCCCCCGAGAAGAACCTGGACGTCATGCTGCGCGCCTTCGACCGCGCCCGCGCCAGCCGCCCGGACCTGCGCCTGCTGGTCGTCGGGGACGGCCCCAGCCGCGCCGCGCTGGAACAGTCGGCTCCCGAGGGCGTGACCTTCACCGGCCCGGTCCCCTACGAGCGGGTACCGCAGGCGCTGGCGGCCGCCGACGCGTTCATCACGGCCAGCACCAGCGAGGTGCTCCCGATGAGCATGATCGAGGCGCTCGCGGCGGGCGCGCCGCTGGTCGCCGCGCAGAGTCCCGCCGCGCTGGACCTGATCCAGGAGGGCGTGAACGGCACCGTCCGCGCCGCCACGCCCGAGGCGCTCGCAGAGGGGCTGCTGGACACCCTGCTGCCCGCCCGGCTGCCCGCGCTGCAGGCCGGTGCGCGGGCCAGCGCCGCGCAGTACGACCTGACCACCCGCGCCGCCGCGCTGGAAGCCGTGTACGAGGACGCCATCCGCCGCAAACGCCGGTAG
- a CDS encoding leucine-rich repeat domain-containing protein has protein sequence MSAAPMPVHQHLSEVRGAALLDLPDWSGVRRVNLDGLGLGALPEREAAPDLTALSVYDNALTGVPDWVWTRGGVRTLNLSANRFTALPDALGDLRELRMLDLGHNALAALPDVFGGLERLAFLYLIRIPSVSFTTRNITGL, from the coding sequence ATGTCTGCTGCCCCCATGCCCGTCCACCAGCACCTCTCGGAAGTTCGGGGGGCGGCGCTGCTGGACCTGCCGGACTGGTCGGGGGTGCGGCGCGTGAATCTGGACGGGCTGGGCCTGGGCGCGTTGCCGGAGCGGGAGGCCGCGCCGGACCTGACGGCGCTGAGCGTGTACGACAATGCGCTGACGGGCGTGCCGGACTGGGTGTGGACGCGCGGCGGGGTGCGGACGCTGAACCTGTCCGCGAACCGCTTCACGGCGCTGCCGGACGCGCTGGGTGACCTGCGCGAGTTGCGGATGCTGGACCTGGGGCACAACGCGCTGGCGGCCCTGCCGGACGTGTTCGGCGGGCTGGAGCGGCTGGCGTTCCTGTACCTGATACGGATTCCGTCTGTTTCGTTTACAACCCGGAACATCACCGGGTTGTAA
- a CDS encoding molybdopterin cofactor-binding domain-containing protein: protein MKPVTRRRVLIGLGSGAGVLIVGAPLALNAGRPALVEFIEENGTGPQDAPRDPDLWFEVTPAGVTFFVPKVEMGQGIHTALAQIAAEELEVTPEQLTVRQADTARGYAGGTMFTFGSTSVKALYRPLREAAATLRELLREEAARQLGVPAARLTAAGGSFFVAGSRERIGYAQVVAGKQGEWVIPEAAPVLKARRDFKRIGRAMPRTDFRDKVLGTATYGYDARLPGMLFGAVARPPRFGARLVSASAGAAGRQPGVERVVIDVGAGFAGVVARTRTQARAALPSLDLRWEGGTTASSADLDAQIQAGSGSVLRRRGNVRAALDGGTVVRAEYRTPLAAHAHLEPLAALADVQAGGRIEVWASTQYPQKIVDDLRGVFGKDREVLVHPTQLGGGFGRKAGQHAALEAARLSAAVGKPVHVGWTREEDLQHAFYRPPTHHVLRGSVGADGRVRGVEQFTAGGDIIWGQTGMPEFVRDALGFDPGGLLGQFLPYDLPAYRVVNRREALPVPTGYWRGLGVLPNTFALESFMDELAHAAQVDPLAFRLRHLGSGGDGGRLRTVLDRAARAAGWGTPVAAGRARGVACCLDLNTASALVAEVSVEDGRVRVHRVTVAVDPGLVVNPDGARLQIQGSVMMALSSALHEELTIQDGRVVESNFDRYRLLPLRDAPEVEVLLIESGEDPQGLGEPVMGPAAAAVANAVFTLTGQRLRTLPLRPGS, encoded by the coding sequence GTGAAGCCCGTCACGCGCCGCCGGGTCCTGATCGGCCTGGGCAGCGGCGCGGGGGTGCTGATCGTGGGGGCGCCGCTGGCGCTGAACGCGGGCCGCCCGGCGCTGGTGGAGTTCATCGAGGAGAACGGCACCGGCCCGCAGGACGCGCCGCGCGACCCGGACCTGTGGTTCGAGGTGACGCCCGCCGGGGTGACGTTCTTCGTCCCGAAGGTCGAGATGGGGCAGGGCATTCACACGGCGCTGGCGCAGATCGCGGCGGAGGAGCTGGAGGTCACGCCGGAGCAGCTGACGGTGCGGCAGGCGGACACGGCGCGCGGCTACGCGGGCGGGACGATGTTCACGTTCGGGTCGACCAGTGTGAAGGCGCTGTACCGTCCGCTGCGTGAGGCGGCGGCGACCCTGCGCGAACTCCTGCGGGAGGAGGCGGCGCGGCAGCTGGGCGTTCCGGCGGCGCGGTTGACGGCGGCGGGTGGGTCGTTCTTCGTGGCGGGTTCGCGCGAGCGCATCGGGTACGCGCAGGTCGTGGCGGGCAAGCAGGGCGAGTGGGTGATTCCGGAGGCCGCGCCCGTGCTGAAGGCGCGGCGGGACTTCAAGCGGATCGGGCGGGCCATGCCGCGCACGGACTTCCGGGACAAGGTGCTCGGCACGGCGACGTACGGGTACGACGCGCGCCTGCCGGGCATGCTGTTCGGCGCGGTGGCGCGCCCGCCGAGGTTCGGGGCGCGGCTGGTGTCGGCGTCGGCGGGCGCGGCGGGGCGGCAGCCGGGCGTGGAGCGGGTCGTGATTGATGTCGGGGCGGGGTTCGCGGGCGTGGTCGCGCGGACGCGCACGCAGGCCCGCGCGGCGTTGCCTTCCCTGGACCTGCGCTGGGAGGGCGGCACGACCGCCAGCAGCGCCGACCTGGACGCGCAGATTCAGGCGGGGTCGGGGTCGGTGCTGCGGCGGCGCGGAAACGTCCGCGCGGCCCTGGATGGGGGCACGGTGGTGCGGGCCGAGTACCGCACGCCGCTGGCCGCGCACGCGCACCTGGAACCCCTGGCGGCCCTGGCGGACGTGCAGGCGGGCGGGCGGATCGAGGTGTGGGCGTCCACGCAGTACCCGCAGAAGATCGTCGACGACCTGCGCGGCGTGTTCGGCAAGGACCGCGAGGTGCTGGTGCACCCGACGCAGCTGGGCGGGGGCTTCGGGCGCAAGGCGGGGCAGCACGCGGCGCTGGAGGCCGCGCGGCTCTCGGCGGCGGTCGGGAAGCCCGTGCATGTCGGCTGGACGCGCGAGGAGGACCTCCAGCACGCCTTCTACCGGCCGCCCACCCATCACGTTCTGCGGGGCAGTGTGGGCGCGGACGGGCGGGTGCGGGGCGTCGAGCAGTTCACGGCGGGCGGCGACATCATCTGGGGGCAGACCGGCATGCCGGAGTTCGTGCGGGACGCGCTGGGCTTCGATCCGGGCGGCCTGCTGGGGCAGTTCCTGCCGTACGACCTCCCGGCGTACCGGGTCGTGAACCGCCGCGAGGCGCTGCCCGTCCCGACCGGGTACTGGCGCGGCCTGGGCGTCCTGCCGAACACGTTCGCGCTGGAGAGCTTCATGGACGAACTCGCGCACGCCGCGCAGGTGGACCCGCTGGCGTTCCGGCTGCGGCACCTGGGGTCAGGCGGGGACGGGGGTCGCCTGCGGACCGTGCTGGACCGCGCTGCGCGGGCGGCCGGGTGGGGCACGCCCGTCGCGGCGGGCCGGGCACGCGGCGTGGCGTGCTGCCTGGACCTGAACACCGCCTCGGCGCTGGTCGCGGAGGTCTCGGTAGAAGATGGGCGGGTGCGGGTGCACCGCGTGACGGTCGCCGTGGACCCCGGACTGGTCGTGAACCCGGACGGCGCGCGGCTGCAGATCCAGGGGTCGGTGATGATGGCCCTGAGTTCCGCGCTGCACGAGGAGCTGACCATTCAGGACGGGCGGGTAGTCGAGTCGAACTTCGACCGGTACCGCCTCCTGCCCCTGCGGGACGCGCCGGAGGTCGAGGTGCTCCTGATCGAGAGCGGCGAGGACCCGCAGGGCCTGGGCGAACCCGTGATGGGCCCGGCGGCGGCGGCCGTGGCGAACGCGGTGTTCACCCTGACCGGCCAGCGCCTGCGGACCCTGCCCCTGCGCCCCGGCAGCTGA
- the chrA gene encoding chromate efflux transporter, translated as MRALEVFTVFLRLGLSSFGGPVAHLGFFRAEFVERRAWLGDAEYAELVAVANFLPGPSSSQVGLAVGLHRAGWVGAGAAWLGFTLPSALLMALLGGTLAGGAADGAGWVQGVKLAAAAVVAQAVAGMWGALVTDRMRAGLALGAAAALLVLPAWWAGAGGWGTLGVLGLCALIGWRVLTAPVAVGQTLRVPVSRRAGGALLALGAALAVTLAGLSALGGGWALLWATFRAGALVFGGGHVVLPLLEPAFVPGLLPHGVFVAGYGAANAMPGPLFTFASYLGAAAAPALGLGTGLGALLGTLGIFLPGALLMLGALPFWSALSGRSGARAALAGVNAGVVGLLLAALYTPVFTGAVRGPADLAGALLAYAALTAGRVPAWVVVPLCAALGWALG; from the coding sequence ATGCGCGCCCTTGAGGTCTTCACGGTGTTCCTGCGGCTGGGCCTGTCGAGTTTCGGGGGGCCGGTCGCGCACCTGGGCTTCTTCCGCGCGGAGTTCGTGGAGCGGCGCGCGTGGCTGGGTGACGCGGAGTACGCGGAACTGGTGGCGGTGGCGAACTTCCTGCCGGGCCCGAGCAGTTCACAGGTGGGGCTGGCGGTGGGCCTGCACCGGGCCGGGTGGGTGGGGGCGGGCGCGGCGTGGCTGGGCTTCACGCTGCCGAGTGCGCTGCTCATGGCGCTGCTGGGCGGGACGCTGGCGGGCGGCGCGGCGGACGGGGCGGGGTGGGTGCAGGGCGTGAAGCTGGCGGCCGCAGCGGTCGTGGCGCAGGCGGTGGCGGGCATGTGGGGCGCGCTGGTGACGGACCGGATGCGGGCGGGGCTGGCGCTGGGCGCGGCGGCGGCGCTGCTGGTGCTGCCCGCGTGGTGGGCGGGCGCGGGCGGGTGGGGCACGCTGGGGGTGCTGGGGCTGTGCGCGCTGATCGGCTGGCGGGTCCTGACGGCGCCAGTCGCCGTGGGGCAGACGCTGCGCGTGCCGGTGTCGCGCCGGGCGGGGGGTGCGCTGCTGGCGCTGGGCGCGGCGCTGGCCGTCACCCTCGCGGGCCTGTCGGCACTGGGGGGCGGGTGGGCGCTGCTGTGGGCGACGTTCCGGGCGGGCGCACTGGTGTTCGGCGGGGGGCACGTGGTGCTGCCGCTGCTGGAACCCGCGTTCGTGCCGGGGCTGCTGCCGCACGGGGTGTTCGTGGCGGGGTACGGCGCGGCGAACGCCATGCCGGGGCCGCTGTTCACGTTCGCGTCGTACCTGGGGGCCGCCGCCGCGCCCGCCCTGGGCCTAGGGACTGGCCTGGGGGCGCTGCTGGGCACGCTGGGGATCTTCCTGCCGGGCGCGCTGCTCATGCTGGGGGCGCTGCCGTTCTGGTCCGCGCTCAGTGGCCGCAGCGGCGCGCGGGCCGCGCTGGCGGGCGTGAACGCGGGCGTGGTGGGCCTGCTGCTGGCGGCGCTGTACACGCCAGTGTTCACGGGCGCGGTGCGCGGCCCGGCCGATCTGGCGGGCGCGCTGCTGGCGTACGCGGCGCTGACGGCGGGCCGGGTGCCCGCGTGGGTGGTCGTGCCGCTCTGCGCGGCGCTGGGCTGGGCCCTGGGCTGA
- a CDS encoding leucine-rich repeat domain-containing protein: protein MSHNRLTGLPESMRHLGALTYLNVTDNALTRLPDWLGDLRSLTELRLYGNPLEALPDSVGALGALRELHVMNARLTALPASLGGCGALEVLDLQGNALTALPDSLGHLSRLTTLNLRFNALTHLPDTLGGLSALHTLDLRANRLTTLPEALAHLPGLRKLDLRWNRIEKLPDAFDALIARGGQVYL from the coding sequence ATGAGTCATAACCGCCTGACGGGACTGCCGGAGTCCATGCGGCATTTGGGCGCGCTGACGTACCTGAACGTGACGGACAACGCCCTGACGCGCCTGCCGGACTGGCTGGGTGACCTGCGCTCGCTGACGGAGCTGCGGCTGTACGGCAACCCGCTGGAGGCCCTGCCCGACAGCGTCGGGGCGCTGGGTGCGCTGCGGGAACTGCACGTCATGAACGCCCGCCTGACCGCTCTGCCCGCCAGCCTGGGCGGGTGCGGGGCGCTGGAGGTGCTGGACCTGCAGGGCAACGCATTGACGGCGCTGCCGGACTCGCTGGGGCACCTGTCGCGCCTGACCACGCTGAACCTGCGCTTCAACGCCCTGACGCACCTGCCGGATACGCTGGGCGGCCTGAGCGCACTGCACACCCTCGACCTGCGCGCCAACAGGCTGACCACCCTCCCGGAGGCACTGGCGCACCTGCCGGGGTTGCGGAAACTCGACCTGCGCTGGAACCGCATCGAGAAGTTACCGGACGCCTTCGACGCGCTGATCGCGCGGGGCGGACAGGTGTACCTGTAA
- the hisA gene encoding 1-(5-phosphoribosyl)-5-[(5-phosphoribosylamino)methylideneamino]imidazole-4-carboxamide isomerase: MQEPLIIPCVDIQSGRAVRLFEGDPDRETVYFNSPLDAARHWVSLGAGLVHLVDLDAATGRGENRAVIAQITQELGVPVEVGGGIRSRDAAEDLLRLGVDRVVIGTAAVKQPELVRELIAAHGPERVVVSLDARGLEVATHGWAQGSGVMVADLTPTLADAGLETLIFTDVTRDGTLRGLNRDLMAQVRRLWTNTLIVGGGVANLDDVRLLREERIEGAIVGRAIYEGTLPFPATLD, translated from the coding sequence ATGCAAGAGCCGCTCATCATTCCCTGCGTGGACATCCAGTCCGGCCGCGCCGTGCGCCTGTTCGAAGGCGACCCCGACCGCGAGACCGTCTACTTCAATTCGCCCCTGGACGCCGCCCGCCACTGGGTGAGCCTGGGTGCGGGCCTGGTGCACCTCGTGGACCTGGACGCCGCCACCGGACGCGGCGAGAACCGCGCCGTGATCGCCCAGATCACGCAGGAACTCGGCGTGCCCGTGGAGGTCGGCGGCGGCATCCGCAGCCGCGACGCCGCCGAGGACCTGCTGCGCCTGGGCGTGGACCGCGTCGTGATCGGCACGGCGGCCGTCAAGCAACCCGAACTCGTGCGGGAATTGATCGCCGCGCACGGCCCCGAGCGCGTGGTCGTCAGCCTGGACGCACGCGGACTGGAGGTCGCCACGCACGGCTGGGCGCAGGGCAGCGGCGTCATGGTCGCCGACCTGACCCCCACCCTGGCCGACGCGGGCCTGGAAACCCTGATCTTCACGGACGTCACCCGCGACGGCACCCTGCGCGGCCTGAACCGCGACCTGATGGCGCAGGTCCGCCGTCTCTGGACGAACACCCTGATCGTGGGCGGCGGCGTCGCGAACCTGGACGACGTGCGCCTGCTGCGTGAGGAGCGCATCGAGGGCGCCATCGTGGGCCGCGCCATCTACGAGGGCACCCTGCCGTTCCCCGCCACGCTGGACTGA
- a CDS encoding SDR family oxidoreductase has protein sequence MSQNPGTLQPGTADSTFRPDLLQGKHALITGGGSGINLGIAQSFAAHGCKVTILGRNLEKAQTAAQGITDAGGQAIGVSADVRDIAAMQAAAEQAVATFGPIDIVLAGAAGNFPAPVDGISPNGFKTVVEIDLLGTYHTIKACAPHLTTPGGNILSISAYGVPVPMQAHVVAAKAGVDALTRTLAVEWGLRGIRVNAIIPGPIDGTEGMARLAPDEKTRRQFMGTVPLGRFGIPQDIANAALFLVSDAASYVTGVILPVDGGQNMLGGAPQYQMYQQMGLALPKKD, from the coding sequence ATGAGCCAGAACCCCGGCACCCTCCAGCCCGGCACCGCCGACAGCACCTTCCGCCCCGACCTGCTGCAGGGCAAGCACGCCCTGATCACCGGCGGCGGCAGCGGCATCAACCTCGGCATCGCGCAGAGCTTCGCCGCGCACGGCTGCAAGGTCACCATCCTGGGCCGCAACCTCGAGAAAGCCCAGACGGCCGCGCAGGGCATCACGGACGCCGGCGGGCAGGCCATCGGCGTGAGCGCCGACGTGCGCGACATCGCCGCCATGCAGGCCGCCGCCGAACAGGCCGTGGCGACCTTCGGCCCCATCGACATCGTCCTGGCGGGCGCCGCCGGGAACTTCCCCGCCCCGGTGGACGGCATCAGCCCCAACGGCTTCAAGACCGTCGTGGAGATCGACCTGCTCGGCACGTACCACACCATCAAGGCCTGCGCGCCCCACCTGACCACCCCCGGCGGGAACATCCTCTCCATCAGCGCGTACGGCGTGCCCGTGCCCATGCAGGCGCACGTCGTCGCCGCGAAGGCCGGCGTGGACGCCCTGACCCGCACCCTCGCCGTCGAATGGGGCCTGCGCGGCATCCGCGTGAACGCCATCATCCCCGGCCCCATCGACGGCACCGAAGGCATGGCCCGCCTCGCGCCCGACGAGAAGACCCGCCGCCAGTTCATGGGCACCGTCCCCCTGGGCCGCTTCGGCATCCCGCAGGACATCGCCAACGCCGCCCTGTTCCTCGTGTCTGACGCCGCCAGCTACGTCACGGGCGTCATCCTGCCCGTCGACGGCGGCCAGAACATGCTCGGCGGCGCCCCGCAGTACCAGATGTACCAGCAGATGGGCCTCGCCCTGCCCAAGAAGGACTGA
- a CDS encoding VC0807 family protein: MPGMTVAPEPAKRPRVPKTVWDLIFTLVIPIMILSPNILGSGISVAEQVFGGGTTGNVRAYLLAALIPVAYVLWDLLVNRNVSPVALIGGAGAIFSGALAFWYVDGFWYAIKDSARSYLVGLLFLISAATSVPLFRVFLDATSIGESPEHRAATQTAMRDPVVKRGLVQGTVVFAVVDLIGGVVNSVVNYQRVTAKFGTDDFNAQIAAVNAIMRVPSLIISLVGVAGAVWLLNRAVTARYGAGASLFEPGKLAERLRERGEPVS, translated from the coding sequence ATGCCCGGCATGACCGTAGCCCCCGAGCCCGCCAAACGCCCCCGCGTGCCCAAGACCGTCTGGGACCTGATCTTCACGCTGGTGATCCCCATCATGATTCTCAGCCCGAACATTCTCGGCAGCGGCATCAGCGTCGCCGAGCAGGTGTTCGGCGGCGGCACCACCGGCAACGTCCGCGCGTACCTCCTCGCGGCGCTGATTCCCGTCGCGTACGTCCTGTGGGACCTCCTCGTGAACCGCAACGTCAGCCCCGTCGCATTGATCGGCGGGGCCGGCGCGATCTTCAGCGGCGCACTGGCCTTCTGGTACGTGGACGGCTTCTGGTACGCCATCAAGGACAGCGCCCGCTCGTACCTCGTGGGCCTGCTGTTCCTGATCAGCGCCGCCACCAGCGTCCCGCTGTTCCGCGTCTTCCTGGACGCGACCAGCATCGGCGAGAGCCCCGAGCACCGCGCCGCCACCCAGACCGCCATGCGCGACCCCGTCGTGAAACGCGGCCTGGTGCAGGGCACCGTCGTGTTCGCTGTGGTCGACCTGATCGGCGGCGTGGTGAACAGCGTCGTGAACTACCAGCGTGTCACCGCGAAGTTCGGCACGGACGACTTCAACGCCCAGATCGCCGCCGTGAACGCCATCATGCGCGTCCCGAGCCTGATCATCAGCCTCGTGGGCGTCGCCGGGGCCGTGTGGCTCCTGAACCGCGCCGTCACCGCCCGCTACGGCGCAGGCGCCAGCCTCTTCGAACCCGGCAAGCTGGCCGAACGCCTGCGCGAACGCGGCGAACCCGTCAGCTGA
- a CDS encoding ATP-binding protein: MSAVTAPAESAPVPPAGVPARVPSLRQVLLRPFILPFALLLGVGGVVTYGVNRNDEALQRVVDAQARLQLISDLTTQVSVMENGQRGFVITGQPAFLEPYENGKLIFQADVFALHDLSVTDVQRTNLARVQALVTRWDEDAAQKEIAARRLSLQQAADRVGNGVGRTLLNDARDILNVMYRNESGRLHDATQSSQDLLVRVQWVTVGGLLLGITLLALTAYRVTRTVRRTVMDLNGAAQAIAQGDYARRTPRLPVREFAQLGAQFDAMAGAVQDRETQLRAAAEELKASNTHLERSNRELEQFAYVASHDLQEPLRTIGSYTELLARRYQGKLDDRADQYIAFTTSATLRMKTLIQDLLAYSRVRKAPRAAQDVNLGDLVGEILADLEVQITGSDAQVDVGPLPTVSGSPELLRHALQNLIGNALKFQQPGVPPRVRVTAEREARRWVIHVQDNGIGIAPEYHERIFGVFQRLHGLDEYAGSGIGLAVTRSAAEQLGGELWLDSTPGQGSTFHLALPHAPTGDPT; this comes from the coding sequence ATGTCGGCCGTCACTGCCCCCGCCGAGTCCGCCCCGGTCCCCCCGGCGGGCGTCCCGGCGCGCGTGCCCAGCCTGCGGCAGGTGCTGCTGCGGCCCTTCATCCTGCCGTTCGCGCTGCTGCTGGGCGTCGGCGGCGTCGTCACGTACGGCGTGAACCGCAACGACGAGGCCCTGCAGCGCGTGGTGGACGCCCAGGCGCGCCTGCAGCTGATCTCGGACCTGACGACGCAGGTGTCCGTCATGGAAAACGGACAGCGGGGTTTCGTGATCACCGGGCAGCCCGCGTTCCTGGAACCCTACGAGAACGGCAAGCTGATCTTCCAGGCCGACGTGTTCGCCCTGCACGACCTGAGCGTCACGGACGTCCAGCGCACGAACCTCGCGCGCGTGCAGGCACTCGTGACCCGCTGGGACGAGGACGCCGCGCAGAAGGAGATCGCGGCCCGGCGTCTGTCCCTGCAGCAGGCCGCCGACCGCGTCGGTAACGGCGTGGGCCGCACGCTGCTGAACGACGCCCGCGACATCCTGAACGTCATGTACCGCAACGAGTCTGGCCGCCTGCACGACGCCACGCAGTCCAGTCAGGACCTGCTGGTCCGCGTGCAGTGGGTCACGGTGGGCGGGCTGCTGCTGGGCATCACGCTGCTGGCCCTCACCGCGTACCGCGTGACCCGCACCGTCCGCCGCACCGTCATGGACCTGAACGGCGCCGCGCAGGCCATCGCGCAGGGCGACTACGCCCGGCGCACGCCCCGCCTGCCCGTGCGGGAATTCGCGCAGCTGGGCGCGCAGTTCGACGCCATGGCGGGCGCCGTGCAGGACCGCGAGACGCAACTGCGCGCCGCCGCCGAGGAACTCAAGGCCAGCAACACGCACCTGGAGCGCAGCAACCGCGAACTCGAACAGTTCGCGTACGTCGCCAGTCACGACCTGCAGGAACCCCTGCGGACCATCGGCAGCTACACCGAACTGCTCGCCCGCCGCTACCAGGGGAAACTCGACGACCGCGCCGACCAGTACATCGCCTTCACGACCTCCGCCACGCTGCGCATGAAGACCCTGATCCAGGACCTGCTGGCGTACTCCCGCGTGCGCAAGGCCCCCCGCGCCGCGCAGGACGTGAACCTCGGCGACCTCGTCGGCGAGATCCTCGCGGACCTCGAGGTGCAGATCACTGGCAGTGACGCTCAGGTGGACGTCGGCCCGCTGCCCACCGTGAGCGGTAGTCCCGAACTGCTCCGGCACGCCCTGCAGAACCTCATCGGGAACGCCCTGAAATTCCAGCAGCCCGGCGTGCCCCCCCGCGTCCGCGTGACCGCCGAACGCGAGGCGCGCCGCTGGGTGATTCACGTGCAGGACAACGGCATCGGCATCGCGCCCGAGTACCACGAGCGGATCTTCGGGGTGTTCCAGCGCCTGCACGGCCTCGACGAGTACGCCGGGAGCGGCATCGGGCTGGCCGTGACGCGCAGCGCTGCCGAGCAGCTGGGCGGCGAGCTGTGGCTGGACAGCACCCCCGGTCAGGGCAGTACATTCCACCTGGCGCTGCCGCACGCCCCCACCGGAGACCCCACATGA
- a CDS encoding (2Fe-2S)-binding protein: MQLTVNGQRREVTHPDEMLVWVLRDELGLTGTHYGCGIGACGSCTVLIGGQVTRACLTPASAAAGREVTTVEGLARGERLHPVQQAFLENPLQCGWCLPGHLMSAAALLERTTDPTPAQIEEAAGINLCRCGGYNSIRRAVARAAELKRGGL; the protein is encoded by the coding sequence GTGCAACTGACCGTGAACGGCCAGCGCCGCGAGGTCACGCACCCCGACGAGATGCTGGTGTGGGTGCTGCGCGACGAACTGGGCCTGACCGGCACGCACTACGGCTGCGGGATCGGCGCGTGCGGCAGCTGCACGGTCCTGATCGGCGGACAGGTCACCCGCGCGTGCCTGACCCCAGCGAGCGCAGCGGCGGGACGCGAGGTCACGACCGTCGAGGGCCTCGCGCGCGGCGAGCGGCTGCATCCGGTGCAGCAGGCGTTCCTGGAAAACCCGTTGCAGTGCGGGTGGTGCCTGCCCGGGCACCTGATGTCGGCGGCGGCCCTGCTGGAGCGCACCACGGACCCCACGCCCGCGCAGATCGAGGAGGCGGCAGGCATCAACCTCTGCCGCTGCGGCGGGTACAACTCGATCCGCCGGGCGGTCGCCCGCGCGGCGGAACTGAAACGAGGGGGCCTGTGA